In Humulus lupulus chromosome 6, drHumLupu1.1, whole genome shotgun sequence, a single genomic region encodes these proteins:
- the LOC133784850 gene encoding auxin-induced protein X10A-like codes for MGSGSNYAYNTENKVGIVMKKKKKNIKMMMSMAFGFWQRICKGWTRINKDEAILMMKSNKSSIPKGHFAVYVGDDDDIEKEQKKKKRYAVPLSYLNRPAFQELLSMAEQEFGYDHPMGGITIPCTHRIFLIHLTSPQTNFTTC; via the coding sequence ATGGGGTCTGGTTCTAATTATGCTTATAATACCGAAAACAAGGTTGGTATagtaatgaagaagaagaagaagaatattaagatgatgatgagcATGGCATTTGGTTTTTGGCAGCGCATCTGCAAGGGTTGGACTAGGATTAACAAAGACGAAGCTATTTTGATGATGAAGTCCAATAAATCCTCCATTCCAAAAGGCCACTTTGCAGTGTATGTTGGAGACGATGATGATATTGAAAAGgagcagaagaagaagaagcgtTATGCAGTTCCTCTTTCGTACCTAAATCGGCCTGCATTTCAAGAATTGCTAAGCATGGCTGAACAAGAATTCGGGTACGATCATCCAATGGGAGGAATTACCATTCCCTGCACACACCGCATCTTCCTAATTCATCTCACTTCTCCACAAACCAATTTCACTACATGTTGA